A region of Micromonospora chokoriensis DNA encodes the following proteins:
- a CDS encoding DUF4383 domain-containing protein, producing the protein MARDARGGRPAAARPRVQVAALAVAGIFLLIGVLGFIPGITTDYGDLRFGGHHSDAKLLGLFQVSILHNAVHLIFGLAGLSLARSVAGARVFLAAGGAIYLALWLYGLVIEAINPEGGANILPVNDADNWLHLALGFGMLALGLLLSNQAGTGGRLDSPAERH; encoded by the coding sequence ATGGCACGAGACGCGCGAGGTGGCCGGCCGGCCGCCGCCCGGCCCCGGGTCCAGGTGGCCGCGTTGGCCGTCGCCGGCATCTTCCTGCTGATCGGCGTCCTCGGCTTCATCCCCGGCATCACCACCGACTACGGCGACCTGAGGTTCGGCGGACACCACTCGGACGCCAAGCTGCTCGGGCTGTTCCAAGTGTCGATCCTGCACAACGCGGTGCACCTGATCTTCGGGCTGGCCGGCCTGTCGCTGGCCCGCAGCGTCGCCGGCGCCCGTGTCTTCCTGGCCGCCGGCGGTGCGATCTACCTGGCACTCTGGCTCTACGGGCTGGTGATCGAGGCCATCAACCCGGAGGGCGGGGCGAACATCCTGCCGGTCAACGACGCCGACAACTGGCTGCACCTGGCGCTCGGCTTCGGGATGCTCGCGCTCGGGCTGCTGCTGTCGAACCAGGCCGGCACCGGCGGTCGCCTCGACAGCCCTGCCGAACGCCACTGA